In the genome of Pichia kudriavzevii chromosome 4, complete sequence, one region contains:
- a CDS encoding uncharacterized protein (PKUD0D00520), whose amino-acid sequence MSVSTRHSIQWADGEECEPTITVVITSPNGLFVDVRELKTGGFDWFFAGHEIEHESRHESKQVIEFNHDFLDSQFIRTGQKPSVDLGEFSDSSNETERMNGIRIEKGKMANPANGDVQEYKEKWITCDPLCGDLVYIGKDYGANEVDFVVLETIEGSIVDNKSVHVGRIVKYGHWIQGVYYDKTNKSEGVIRKFKDKDLILHGPKSIWPELNGDTSLFKLHDEIEMNGVIWRVVETR is encoded by the coding sequence ATGTCGGTATCGACAAGACATTCCATTCAATGGGCAGATGGCGAAGAATGCGAACCAACCATAACGGTTGTAATCACTTCCCCTAATGGATTGTTTGTTGACGTCAGAGAGCTAAAGACTGGAGGATTCGATTGGTTCTTTGCCGGCCATGAGATTGAACATGAGAGTAGGCATGAGAGTAAGCAAgtcattgaattcaatcATGATTTCCTAGATTCACAATTTATCAGAACTGGCCAAAAACCATCAGTCGATCTTGGAGAATTCAGTGATTCCAGTAACGAAACAGAACGCATGAACGGCATTCGAATCgagaaaggaaaaatggCCAATCCTGCCAATGGAGACGTACAGGAATACAAGGAGAAATGGATAACTTGTGATCCGTTGTGTGGGGATTTAGTTTACATTGGTAAAGACTACGGTGCGAATGAAGTTGACTTTGTTGTTTTGGAGACAATTGAAGGTAGCATTGTGGACAACAAGAGCGTGCATGTAGGTAGGATTGTTAAATATGGACATTGGATTCAAGGAGTTTATTACGACAAGACGAACAAGTCAGAAGGTGTTATCagaaaatttaaagatAAGGACTTGATTTTGCATGGGCCAAAAAGTATCTGGCCTGAACTGAATGGTGACACCAGCCTCTTCAAACTacatgatgaaattgaaatgaatGGTGTCATTTGGAGAGTTGTCGAAACGAGATAA
- a CDS encoding uncharacterized protein (PKUD0D00530; similar to Saccharomyces cerevisiae YFL029C (CAK1); ancestral locus Anc_8.40): MPRLGFSSLAHKLHEETHHHGNKGNKNTSVNGNVNHSGTHESRSPSSLSLSLGASSPRHRPLDPVVHSQDTVNAGGININQNTQYNHPSATTSAIASPSSPLAISTLNNSLNNNQNHHLNSTPMNHSHSSSKRSFFGLSIRRSHSNESQSSIMSDDNYHGHGHGHGSLASPQHSHGGKNGSMVQLKKFFRPARRTNDSHLNLTSLNPPNSSSYLRKPQNVRRNSSNPSLSTMNKAEQQKFSTQPSTPTFTHDANNNMIVKTDQKFWDDLEGSVTKKYGKLGKVLGSGAGGSVRLIVRESDGVTFAVKEFVARRPNESVKDYAKKCTAEFCIGSTLHHPNIIQTLDIINENNHFFEVMEYAPIDFFAVVMSGQMTRSEINCCFKQITLGVSYLHSVGLAHRDLKLDNCVVTKDGIVKLIDFGSAVVFKYPFEDDIVMAHGIVGSDPYLAPEVLTSTSNYDPRFVDIWSIAIIYCCMTLRRFPWKAPKQEDPSFNLYCMEDDQPHDYVESARKHKELLLERRKKIEKMKQEQLQSKANEGEVHEGKDQHKEDSNVKALTEKVENIKIDEEAQSEKQMQYENPQQTQQPETTKQQPQPESSQQIQKPETTPQQQDQDEQPQQQPQQQPQQQPQQQPQQQPQQPGQEHEKQHHHHHHEGTSDTPERRALTKTSKQIHGPYRLMRLLPHASRPIISRMLSVDVSKRATMQDILNDEWFSDIKYCTIDKDGHTVNDPGHHHTIV, from the coding sequence ATGCCCAGACTAGGTTTTTCAAGCTTGGCCCATAAGTTACATGAGGAAACGCACCATCATGGGAATAAGGGTAACAAGAACACAAGCGTCAATGGCAACGTCAACCACTCCGGGACCCATGAATCTCGATCCCCGTCATCGTTGTCCCTGTCATTAGGAGCTTCTTCTCCTCGTCATCGTCCATTGGATCCAGTGGTGCATTCGCAGGATACCGTCAATGCGGGCGGtatcaatatcaaccaGAATACCCAATATAATCATCCTAGTGCCACTACTAGTGCAATTGCATCCCCTTCATCTCCCTTGGCAATTTCCACCTTGAACAACAGTTTAAACAATAATCAGAATCATCATCTCAACAGTACCCCAATGAATCACTCACATTCCTCTTCAAAGAGATCGTTTTTCGGCTTGAGTATACGGAGGTCCCATTCAAATGAGTCACAATCATCAATTATGTCCGATGACAATTATCATGGCCATGGTCATGGCCATGGTAGCTTGGCATCGCCTCAACATTCCCACGGTGGTAAGAATGGGTCAATGGtacaattgaagaagttcTTTAGGCCTGcaagaagaacaaatgattcacatttgaatttaacAAGTTTAAACCCCCCAAACTCTAGCTCCTATTTAAGGAAACCCCAAAATGTAAGGAGAAATAGTTCAAACCCTAGTTTATCAACCATGAATAAGGCAGaacaacaaaaattttCCACTCAGCCCTCGACTCCTACTTTCACCCATGATGCAAATAACAATATGATTGTGAAAACCGATCAGAAATTTTGGGATGATTTGGAAGGATCAGTAACGAAAAAATATGGGAAATTGGGTAAAGTTTTAGGTTCTGGAGCTGGAGGGTCGGTTCGATTGATTGTGAGGGAGAGTGATGGTGTTACATTTGCCGTTAAGGAATTCGTTGCAAGAAGACCAAATGAATCGGTTAAGGATTACGCCAAGAAATGTACCGCCGAGTTTTGTATTGGTTCAACATTACATCATCCTAATATTATTCAAACTTTAGAtataatcaatgaaaataatcatttctttgaagTTATGGAATATGCACctattgatttctttgcaGTTGTCATGTCTGGTCAAATGACTAGATCCGAAATTAACTGCTGCTTTAAACAAATCACATTAGGTGTCAGTTATTTACACTCGGTTGGTTTGGCACATCgagatttgaaattggaTAATTGTGTCGTTACCAAAGATGGAATTGTCAAACTTATTGACTTTGGCTCTGCCGTTGTTTTCAAGTAtccatttgaagatgacatTGTGATGGCCCATGGAATTGTTGGTTCCGACCCATATCTAGCTCCTGAAGTTTTGACAAGCACCTCCAATTATGATCCTCGGTTTGTGGATATATGGTCAATTGCCATTATATATTGCTGTATGACGTTGAGAAGGTTCCCCTGGAAGGCCCCTAAACAAGAAGATCCTAGTTTCAACCTCTATTGTATGGAGGATGACCAACCCCATGATTATGTCGAAAGTGCAAGGAAACATAAAGAACTGCTACTTGAAAGACGCAAgaagattgaaaaaatgaagcAAGAACAACTACAGAGTAAGGCCAATGAAGGTGAAGTACATGAAGGAAAAGACCAACATAAGGAGGATTCCAATGTTAAGGCTCTTACagaaaaagttgaaaatatcaagattGATGAAGAGGCACAATCTGAAAAACAGATGCAGTATGAGAATCCTCAGCAGACCCAACAGCCTGAAACTACTAAACAGCAACCACAACCTGAATCTTCCCAACAAATACAGAAACCCGAAACTACTCCACAGCAACAAGATCAAGATGAACAACCGCAACAACAACCGCAACAACAACCGCAACAACAACCGCAACAACAACCGCAACAACAACCGCAACAACCAGGCCAAGAACACGAAAAGCAgcatcaccatcatcatcatgaAGGTACTTCAGATACCCCCGAACGACGTGCACTTACGAAAACTAGCAAACAGATCCATGGACCTTATAGACTTATGAGATTACTGCCGCATGCATCACGTCCAATTATTTCACGAATGTTATCAGTTGATGTTAGTAAACGTGCAACAATGCAGGATATCTTGAATGACGAATGGTTCAGCGATATCAAGTACTGCACAATTGATAAAGATGGGCATACAGTTAACGATCCAGGTCATCATCAtacaattgtttga
- a CDS encoding uncharacterized protein (PKUD0D00540; similar to Saccharomyces cerevisiae YOR242C (SSP2); ancestral locus Anc_8.670): MQHHGSERDTGGRLSLREADIAATVCGVSQAQACDGCRYHNSSYTFRHCWHQHARHGCFHDTEDGHTSQERPILDHYPKSTGDERFSFRELAKTLLFPQEPSLGDQSKHTKDHNDHGHIHEPCQIKGSREDLLRKGKVLQPKNNIMEKSCSKIANSPSCYYILPDTTFKIVAITQIGKPLSISSLLSQIYGGPLEKVELVLRDQQRHFYNDDSLYQTEERTDWSKVSVFLYFTCNEDAMSFYRYSKSDMFKVNGDSLNTLWMPDVDEDVDEGGNKGQQIQLGRRQLQQAMGGAERARRVLVFKRPIEEKAYNRGPRSHSFTRKNGHLSLVSECHTTVKHNLDIDPKEIKRDFGEYGHLIEVFPIVSRKLSFGVHYYNVASAILVKRVLENATEERFSAVDLEMRRKYGAWHVWYGRDPTERAVPSP; this comes from the coding sequence ATGCAGCATCATGGGAGTGAGAGAGACACTGGAGGACGTTTAAGTTTAAGAGAAGCTGATATTGCTGCAACAGTCTGTGGTGTCAGCCAAGCACAAGCTTGTGATGGTTGTCGTTATCATAATTCTAGCTATACATTTCGTCATTGTTGGCATCAACATGCCCGTCATGGGTGTTTCCATGATACAGAAGATGGTCATACGAGCCAGGAGAGACCAATCCTTGATCATTATCCAAAGAGTACGGGTGATGAACGTTTCAGTTTCCGAGAACTGGCAAAAACGTTGTTGTTCCCCCAAGAACCAAGCCTAGGAGACCAATCAAAGCATACAAAGGACCACAATGATCATGGCCATATTCATGAACCATGTCAGATCAAGGGTAGCAGAGAAGACCTGCTAAGGAAGGGCAAAGTCCTACAGCCAAAGAATAATATAATGGAGAAAAGCTGTAGTAAAATAGCAAATTCTCCTTCCTGCTACTATATATTACCAGACACAACATTCAAAATTGTTGCAATCACACAAATTGGAAAACCACTTAGTATATCGTCATTACTAAGTCAGATATATGGTGGGCCATTAGAGAAGGTAGAATTGGTTCTTAGGGATCAACAACGTCATTTCTATAACGACGACAGTCTCTACCAAACAGAGGAAAGAACCGATTGGAGTAAAGTTTCAGTATTTCTATACTTCACTTGTAATGAGGACGCAATGAGTTTCTATCGATACTCAAAGAGTGACATGTTTAAAGTGAATGGAGATTCTCTCAATACTCTATGGATGCctgatgttgatgaggATGTTGATGAGGGGGGAAACAAAGGCCAACAAATCCAGTTGGGGAGACGACAACTCCAACAGGCCATGGGGGGTGCAGAACGGGCACGAAGGGTGCTCGTGTTCAAGAGACCCATAGAGGAGAAGGCCTACAATAGGGGGCCAAGAAGTCATTCCTTCACCAGGAAGAATGGCCACCTTAGTCTTGTATCCGAGTGCCATACTACGGTCAAGCACAATCTCGATATTGATCCTAAAGAGATCAAGAGAGATTTTGGCGAGTATGGACACTTGATTGAGGTGTTCCCCATTGTGAGCCGGAAGCTCTCCTTTGGAGTCCACTATTACAACGTGGCGTCTGCAATACTCGTCAAGAGGGTCTTGGAGAATGCCACGGAGGAAAGGTTCAGTGCTGTTGATCTTGAGATGCGGCGCAAATACGGCGCATGGCATGTCTGGTACGGACGGGATCCAACAGAGAGAGCCGTCCCCTCACCATAA
- a CDS encoding uncharacterized protein (PKUD0D00550; similar to Saccharomyces cerevisiae YOR243C (PUS7); ancestral locus Anc_8.671) gives MAEVASAKRGHEGTVDGVNAKRQRVDAESLEESVGGVTEVDVGITEFLCHSQSNVRIRGTLKQRYTDFMVNEIGTDGRVIHLTDLGFKAKELTAEEKEIIAEQEREAREREANLSISDEDKGKLREYFDDSQIEEISSLMRDGKKTVEINKVFDDKEIRTKIHQLIREISSNRIESVTTSTNSFIFGHNANKSRRRKNNKVATNIDHDLGERKNFLHFNLYKENKETMEVASILSKFLKAQVKAVKYAGTKDRRGCTVQRMSLERFTVERVTTLNKALKGCKLGSFEYKDQPIKLGDLKGNEFIITIKDVESVDPNVSIEDAIVPILNSLRDVGFINYYGMQRFGTFSISTHEIGKEILNSNWGKACELILSEQKIAIPGSIEARKIWSETKDPSAAIKKMPRKCNAEYSVLSRLDRSDKGEDGEFSEGAYFNAIMGIPRNLRIMYGHSYQSYVWNTVVSKRMQLFGLKVVAGDLVLCNNPKIMDEYKQDLETKMIDHEEDGNIIQDIKEVHGLRARPITQEEVDANKFDIYDVVLPTPGFDVVYPENEQLRNVYVEVMGRDGLDPFNMTRKVREFSLSGSYRHIVSKVNHLEYYFRKYNQVTDQLVRTDLEMLQLREQSPDKAVEIKQILDGVPDGGKTAVILKLQLGVSTYATMALRELLEGDTSRFGGVVNLKTA, from the coding sequence ATGGCTGAAGTTGCAAGTGCAAAGAGAGGCCATGAAGGAACAGTCGATGGTGTCAATGCCAAGAGACAAAGAGTGGATGCAGAAAGTTTGGAAGAGTCTGTTGGTGGAGTGACTGAAGTTGATGTTGGAATAACTGAGTTTTTATGCCATTCACAATCCAACGTTAGGATCAGAGGTACTTTGAAGCAGAGATACACCGATTTCATGGTGAATGAGATCGGGACCGATGGTAGGGTAATCCATTTGACAGACCTTGGGTTTAAGGCCAAGGAGCTGACtgcagaagaaaaggagatCATTGCCGAACAAGAGCGGGAGGCAAGAGAAAGGGAGGCCAATCTTAGTATATCCGATGAGGATAAAGGGAAGCTGAGGGAATATTTTGACGATTCacaaattgaagaaatttcGAGTTTGATGAGAGATGGCAAGAAGACTGTTGAAATAAACAAGGTTTTCGATGATAAGGAGATAAGAACCAAGATCCATCAGCTAATCAGAGAAATTTCCTCGAATCGGATTGAATCTGTGACCACATCTACGAACTCGTTTATTTTCGGTCACAATGCCAACAAGTCACGTAGGAGGAAGAACAACAAAGTTGCAACAAACATTGACCACGACTTAGGTGAGCGTAAGAATTTCTTACATTTCAACCTCtacaaggaaaacaaggaaACCATGGAAGTGGCGAGTATTTTGTCCAAGTTTTTGAAGGCCCAAGTGAAGGCGGTCAAGTACGCCGGTACCAAGGACAGGAGAGGTTGCACTGTCCAAAGGATGTCACTTGAAAGGTTTACTGTTGAAAGAGTGACCACTTTAAATAAGGCATTAAAAGGCTGTAAATTAGGAAGCTTTGAGTATAAGGACCAACCAATCAAATTAGGCGATCTAAAGGGTAATGAGTTTATCATTACGATTAAGGATGTTGAGAGTGTGGATCCCAACGTTAGTATTGAAGACGCCATTGTTCCAATTTTAAACTCATTAAGAGATGTTGGTTTTATAAACTATTATGGTATGCAAAGATTTGGTactttttccatttcaacgCATGAAATCGGCaaagaaattttgaattccaATTGGGGGAAAGCGTGTGAATTGATTCTAAGTGAACAGAAGATTGCTATACCGGGATCGATTGAAGCACGTAAAATTTGGTCAGAGACTAAGGATCCCAGTGCTGCCATTAAGAAAATGCCAAGAAAATGTAATGCTGAGTATTCAGTTTTAAGCAGATTGGACAGGAGTGACAAGGGTGAAGACGGAGAGTTTAGTGAAGGTGCCTACTTCAATGCAATCATGGGTATTCCAAGAAATTTGAGAATCATGTATGGACATTCATACCAGTCGTACGTTTGGAACACTGTGGTTTCGAAGAGGATGCAACTCTTTGGATTAAAAGTGGTTGCCGGTGATTTGGTTTTATGCAACAATCCTAAGATTATGGACGAATATAAACAAGATTTGGAGACCAAGATGATTGACCACGAGGAAGATGGGAACATCATCCAGGATATCAAGGAGGTGCATGGACTGAGGGCAAGGCCAATCActcaagaagaagttgacgCCAATAAGTTTGACATCTATGACGTTGTCTTACCAACTCCTGGGTTTGATGTTGTTTATCCTGAAAATGAGCAATTGAGAAATGTCTACGTTGAAGTGATGGGCAGGGATGGACTTGATCCGTTCAATATGACCAGGAAGGTGAGGGAGTTTTCTCTCTCCGGGTCGTATCGTCACATTGTCTCCAAGGTGAACCATTTGGAATATTACTTTAGAAAATACAACCAAGTTACCGATCAGTTGGTACGTACTGACTTGGAGATGCTACAACTCCGTGAGCAAAGCCCTGACAAGGCTGTCGAAATCAAGCAGATCTTGGACGGTGTCCCCGATGGTGGAAAGACTGCTGTGATTCTCAAGTTGCAGCTCGGTGTCTCCACTTACGCTACCATGGCGTTGCGAGAGCTCCTCGAAGGAGACACCTCTCGTTTTGGTGGTGTTGTGAACCTAAAGACAGCGTGA
- a CDS encoding uncharacterized protein (PKUD0D00560; similar to Saccharomyces cerevisiae YPL153C (RAD53); ancestral locus Anc_8.676): MESKRSPLKQSRIENIAIKSTSISSNKLMMTKPTMKKPYTSEPKGPVDTVTQPTQPSSYNPRTDPIEQDLIEQGILCRLIGRTVDESFQIDVKFKDAQRKSVLDDGVENIQQEWTFGRNGNTCCYQLPVHSTRISNKHFRLWMNLDSKNTSAGKYTKDNNIMIQDLSTNGTWLNNSKLAPKQNFILTQGDEIAVGIGVEQDVIRFIVHFPNPSIQGEEQDATHTDYEEEAGINKDFIIRDEIVGSGAFATVKKAIERSTGITFAAKIISKKKALGGLDGVARELQILKKLNHPGIVRLKASYEDDDNYYLVMEFISGGDLMDFVACNGAIDESASKEIARQILEAIKYVHSKGISHRDLKPDNIMIAQDDPVIVKITDFGLAKSQENESRMKTFCGTLAYLAPEVITNKKNQLKNKKRYLGNGRITEDLYSNKVDMWSIGCLLFVIMTAHLPFSGSTQDMLFKHITNGDYHSKLLETMNISIEGRDFIHRLLEVDVTLRLNANDALKHPWFKDNLEYPSQVSLSQHLSQSQKIIKSQPKPPTQAPQILSRISSSEEGVDNMENSRDFKIPVIPSQRNNDIPALPLDISSSETENHGELTRVVDPIPSEERTSRTTYLGEPFNPIPKATFIMLKPLTKLSGKETPIMYIPQGIPTFYIGRLNNLNVVMSDERISKIHCVILKRRHPTNDSDATGDNSPLNINEETNPNIFSSPAMGLDDVWLLDFSTNTCYLNNLKIGKGKKIKLRDQDIISLFIDKKNGVKLNYQVNFIDTTGLFIEDANLERIRVPIDENDRRMFETKLKEGMKPIMDRSTKKRQQVKSIGDFPNKRRA, translated from the coding sequence ATGGAGAGTAAGCGGAGTCCATTGAAGCAGAGCCggattgaaaacattgcCATTAAGAGCACCTCTATCTCATCgaacaagttgatgatgactAAGCCTACCATGAAGAAACCCTACACTTCTGAACCGAAGGGACCGGTGGATACTGTGACACAGCCGACACAGCCATCTAGCTATAATCCAAGGACGGATCCGATTGAACAAGACTTGATTGAACAAGGTATACTCTGTAGATTGATTGGACGAACTGTTGATGAATCATTTCAAATTGATGTGAAATTCAAAGACGCCCAAAGGAAAAGCGTTTTAGATGATGGAGTTGAGAATATTCAACAAGAATGGACGTTTGGACGGAATGGGAACACCTGTTGCTATCAACTTCCTGTTCATAGCACGAGAATCAGTAACAAACATTTCCGGTTGTGGATGAATTTGGATTCCAAGAATACCTCTGCAGGGAAGTATACAAAGGATAACAACATAATGATCCAAGATCTATCTACTAATGGTACATGGCTTAATAATTCAAAACTGGCCCCTAAACAGAATTTTATCTTGACACAAGGTGATGAAATAGCTGTTGGAATAGGCGTTGAACAAGATGTAATTAGATTTATTGTGCATTTCCCCAACCCATCAATTCAAGGTGAAGAACAAGACGCTACTCATACTGATTATGAGGAAGAAGCTGGAATAAACAAAGATTTTATCATAAGGGATGAGATTGTCGGATCTGGTGCATTTGCAACTGTTAAGAAGGCCATTGAAAGATCAACCGGGATTACATTTGCAGCCAAAATTATATCGAAGAAGAAGGCTCTAGGTGGCTTAGACGGGGTTGCCCGTGAATTgcaaatattgaagaaattaaacCACCCAGGCATTGTACGTTTAAAGGCATCATatgaggatgatgataacTACTATCTGGTTATGGAATTTATTTCAGGGGGGGATCTTATGGATTTTGTTGCATGTAATGGAGCAATTGATGAAAGCGCAAGCAAAGAAATAGCAAGACAAATCTTAGAAGCTATTAAATATGTTCATAGTAAAGGGATATCGCATCGTGATTTAAAACCGGATAATATAATGATAGCCCAAGATGATCCAGTAATTGTTAAAATTACAGATTTTGGACTAGCAAAATCTCAGGAAAACGAGAGTAGGATGAAGACCTTCTGTGGTACCCTAGCTTACCTTGCACCTGAAGTCATTaccaacaagaaaaaccaGCTGAAGAATAAGAAACGATATTTAGGCAATGGGAGAATAACCGAGGACTTATACTCAAATAAAGTAGATATGTGGTCAATAGGctgtttgttgtttgtcATCATGACTGCACACTTGCCCTTTAGTGGATCAACCCAAGACATGTTATTTAAGCACATAACAAATGGTGATTACCACAGTAAGTTACTTGAAACCATGAACATATCAATAGAAGGACGTGATTTTATCCATCGCTTATTAGAAGTTGATGTCACGTTGCGCTTGAATGCAAACGACGCCTTGAAGCATCCATGGTTCAAAGACAATTTAGAATATCCATCGCAAGTCAGTCTATCACAACATCTATCACAATCACagaaaatcatcaaatccCAACCAAAACCTCCAACCCAAGCACCTCAAATATTGTCAAGAATTTCAAGCTCAGAAGAAGGGGTAGATAATATGGAAAATAGTCGGGATTTCAAAATTCCCGTTATACCATCACAGAGGAACAATGATATACCAGCTTTGCCATTGGATATTTCATCCAGTGAAACTGAAAACCATGGTGAGCTTACACGGGTTGTTGACCCGATACCATCTGAAGAGAGAACATCAAGAACAACATACCTGGGTGAACCGTTCAACCCTATACCAAAAGCCACATTTATAATGTTGAAACCATTAACGAAGCTAAGTGGTAAGGAGACACCAATTATGTATATACCTCAGGGTATACCTACATTTTATATTGGGCGACTGAATAATTTAAATGTTGTCATGAGTGACGAAAGAATATCCAAGATCCATTGTGTTATATTGAAGAGAAGACACCCGACAAATGATAGTGATGCGACCGGCGATAATTCACCATTAAATATAAATGAAGAGACAAATCCtaacattttttcatcacCCGCAATGGGGCTGGACGATGTCTGGTTGTTGGATTTTAGCACTAATACATGTTATTTGAACAATCTGAAGATTGGAAAAGGTAAGAAGATTAAACTCAGAGACCAAGATATTATATCTCTGTTCATCGACAAGAAGAATGGGGTGAAATTAAATTACCAAGTCAATTTTATCGATACCACTGGCTTATTCATTGAAGATGCGAATCTTGAGCGCATTAGAGTTCCCATCGATGAAAATGATCGCAGAATGTTTGAAACTAAGTTGAAGGAGGGAATGAAACCAATAATGGATAGATCTACTAAGAAACGTCAGCAAGTGAAGTCTATCGGTGACTTCCCCAATAAAAGACGTGCTTAG
- a CDS encoding uncharacterized protein (PKUD0D00570; similar to Saccharomyces cerevisiae YPL154C (PEP4); ancestral locus Anc_8.677) has product MNIHSSVLTSVVLLLASITGSDAKVHSASIHKNPFQDNYKDISYLEYVDSIKNKYVNNFVKNFNAPFVPFVEDAVIEDTHELPLTNYMNAQYFTEIQLGTPGQPFKVILDTGSSNLWVPSTKCTSLACYLHSKYDHDASSTYKQNGTEFSIRYGSGSLEGFISQDLLTFGDLVIPEQDFAEATSEPGLAFAFGKFDGILGLAYDTISVDKVVPPIYNAIDKGLLDEPQFAFYLGDAAKSNDDGGIITIGGYDESKFHGEITWLPVRRKAYWEVKFDGLGLGDEYAELEGHGAAIDTGTSLIALPSQLAEILNSQIGAEKSWNGQYTVDCASRESLPDLTFTFDGYNFTITPYDYTLEVSGSCISAFTPMDFPEPIGPLAIIGDAFLRKYYSIYDLGNNAVGLAKAI; this is encoded by the coding sequence ATGAACATTCACTCGTCAGTATTGACATCCGTAGTCCTCTTGCTCGCTTCAATTACGGGCTCCGATGCTAAGGTTCATTCTGCCAGCATCCACAAGAATCCGTTCCAAGACAATTATAAAGATATTTCCTATCTAGAATATGTTGACTCCATCAAGAACAAGTATGTTAACAATTTTGTCAAGAACTTCAATGCACCTTTTGTTccatttgttgaagatgcGGTCATTGAGGACACTCATGAACTACCCTTAACCAACTATATGAATGCCCAATACTTCACTGAGATTCAACTTGGTACCCCTGGCCAGCCATTCAAGGTGATTCTAGACACTGGGTCTTCTAATTTGTGGGTTCCTTCCACAAAATGTACATCTTTGGCATGTTATTTGCACTCTAAATATGATCACGATGCAAGTTCCACatacaaacaaaatggTACCGAGTTCTCTATCAGATATGGTTCTGGTTCCTTGGAAGGTTTTATTTCACAAGATTTACTAACTTTTGGTGACTTGGTCATTCCAGAGCAGGATTTCGCTGAGGCAACAAGTGAACCGGGCTTGGCGTTTGCTTTCGGAAAATTCGACGGTATTCTAGGTTTAGCTTATGATACCATCTCGGTGGACAAGGTTGTTCCTCCAATTTACAATGCCATTGACAAGGGTCTATTAGATGAGCCACAGTTTGCATTCTATTTGGGTGATGCCGCTAAATctaatgatgatggtggCATCATTACCATTGGTGGTTATGATGAAAGTAAGTTCCATGGTGAAATCACCTGGTTACCTGTTAGAAGAAAGGCGTACTGGGAAGTCAAATTTGATGGTCTTGGATTAGGTGACGAATATGCTGAATTAGAAGGTCATGGTGCAGCTATCGATACTGGTACTTCCTTGATTGCTTTACCTTCTCAACTGGCTGAAATCCTAAACTCCCAAATTGGAGCAGAAAAGAGTTGGAATGGTCAATATACCGTTGATTGTGCTTCAAGAGAATCTCTACCAGATCTCACGTTTACCTTTGATGGCTACAATTTCACAATTACACCATACGACTATACCTTAGAGGTTTCTGGTAGTTGTATTTCTGCATTCACTCCAATGGATTTCCCAGAACCAATTGGTCCTTTGGCAATTATTGGTGATGCTTTCTTACGGAAGTACTACTCGATTTACGATCTAGGCAATAATGCAGTTGGCTTAGCTAAAGctatttga